In Numenius arquata chromosome 20, bNumArq3.hap1.1, whole genome shotgun sequence, the following proteins share a genomic window:
- the HES4 gene encoding transcription factor HES-4 isoform X2 → MPADTGMEKPTASPIAGAPASASHTPDKPRSASEHRKSSKPIMEKRRRARINESLGQLKTLILDALKKDSSRHSKLEKADILEMTVKHLRNLQRAQMTAALSADPTVLGKYRAGFNECMNEVTRFLSTCEGVNTDVRTRLLSHLSACLGQIVAMNYPPPPPPPPPSGQPAHLAQQPLHVQLPPAAAVPVPCKLNPAEALSPKVYGGFQLVPATDGQFAFLIPNPAFPPSSGPVIPLYANANVPVSAGSGSGNAAAAATPSASPVQGLTSFGGSIVPASQAGSPIGERSESVWRPW, encoded by the exons ATGCCCGCCGACACGGGCATGGAGAAACCCACCGCCTCGCCCATCGCCGGGGCGCCGGCCAGCGCCAGCCACACGCCGGATAAACCCCGGAGCGCCAGCGAGCACCGGAAG TCCTCCAAGCCCATCATGGAGAAACGGCGCCGGGCGCGGATCAATGAGAGCCTGGGGCAGCTGAAGACCCTCATCCTGGACGCGCTGAAGAAGGAT AGCTCCCGGCACTCCAAGCTGGAGAAGGCGGACATCCTGGAGATGACCGTCAAGCACCTGCGAAACCTGCAGCGGGCGCAGATGACGG ctGCGCTCAGCGCCGACCCCACCGTCCTCGGCAAGTACCGGGCAGGATTCAACGAGTGCATGAACGAGGTGACGAGGTTCCTCTCCACCTGCGAAGGGGTCAACACCGACGTCCGTACCCGTCTCCTCAGCCACCTCTCGGCTTGCTTGGGTCAGATCGTGGCCATGAACTAcccgccaccaccaccgccgccaccgccgtcCGGCCAACCCGCACATCTGGCGCAGCAGCCTCTGCACGTCCAGCTGCCCCCCGCCGCAGCCGTGCCCGTGCCCTGCAAACTGAACCCCGCCGAAGCCCTGTCCCCCAAAGTCTACGGCGGTTTCCAGCTCGTCCCTGCTACCGACGGCCAGTTTGCTTTTCTCATCCCCAACCCGGCCTTCCCTCCCAGCTCCGGACCCGTTATTCCCCTCTACGCCAACGCCAACGTCCCGGTATCCGCAGGCAGCGGCTCGGGGaacgctgctgctgccgccacccCATCAGCATCCCCGGTGCAGGGGTTGACATCATTTGGGGGCAGCATTGTTCCAGCGTCCCAGGCGGGAAGTCCCATCGGAGAGCGCAGTGAATCGGTGTGGAGGCCTTGGTGA
- the HES4 gene encoding transcription factor HES-4 isoform X1, whose amino-acid sequence MPADTGMEKPTASPIAGAPASASHTPDKPRSASEHRKVNGGCCRSGRSDGGAGWRRARGRAESSKPIMEKRRRARINESLGQLKTLILDALKKDSSRHSKLEKADILEMTVKHLRNLQRAQMTAALSADPTVLGKYRAGFNECMNEVTRFLSTCEGVNTDVRTRLLSHLSACLGQIVAMNYPPPPPPPPPSGQPAHLAQQPLHVQLPPAAAVPVPCKLNPAEALSPKVYGGFQLVPATDGQFAFLIPNPAFPPSSGPVIPLYANANVPVSAGSGSGNAAAAATPSASPVQGLTSFGGSIVPASQAGSPIGERSESVWRPW is encoded by the exons ATGCCCGCCGACACGGGCATGGAGAAACCCACCGCCTCGCCCATCGCCGGGGCGCCGGCCAGCGCCAGCCACACGCCGGATAAACCCCGGAGCGCCAGCGAGCACCGGAAGGTAAATGGAGGGTGCTGCCGGTCCGGGCGCAGCGACGGCGGCGCTGGATGGCGGCGAGCCCGCGGCCGTGCTGAG TCCTCCAAGCCCATCATGGAGAAACGGCGCCGGGCGCGGATCAATGAGAGCCTGGGGCAGCTGAAGACCCTCATCCTGGACGCGCTGAAGAAGGAT AGCTCCCGGCACTCCAAGCTGGAGAAGGCGGACATCCTGGAGATGACCGTCAAGCACCTGCGAAACCTGCAGCGGGCGCAGATGACGG ctGCGCTCAGCGCCGACCCCACCGTCCTCGGCAAGTACCGGGCAGGATTCAACGAGTGCATGAACGAGGTGACGAGGTTCCTCTCCACCTGCGAAGGGGTCAACACCGACGTCCGTACCCGTCTCCTCAGCCACCTCTCGGCTTGCTTGGGTCAGATCGTGGCCATGAACTAcccgccaccaccaccgccgccaccgccgtcCGGCCAACCCGCACATCTGGCGCAGCAGCCTCTGCACGTCCAGCTGCCCCCCGCCGCAGCCGTGCCCGTGCCCTGCAAACTGAACCCCGCCGAAGCCCTGTCCCCCAAAGTCTACGGCGGTTTCCAGCTCGTCCCTGCTACCGACGGCCAGTTTGCTTTTCTCATCCCCAACCCGGCCTTCCCTCCCAGCTCCGGACCCGTTATTCCCCTCTACGCCAACGCCAACGTCCCGGTATCCGCAGGCAGCGGCTCGGGGaacgctgctgctgccgccacccCATCAGCATCCCCGGTGCAGGGGTTGACATCATTTGGGGGCAGCATTGTTCCAGCGTCCCAGGCGGGAAGTCCCATCGGAGAGCGCAGTGAATCGGTGTGGAGGCCTTGGTGA